Part of the Debaryomyces hansenii CBS767 chromosome C complete sequence genome is shown below.
TGATCTATTACCTAACCCAGACGTGGATCCTATTAGCGTGATTTTTTATACTTTTAGTGATTCAAATCATATGTTCgacaaaaataataataaagtcggtattttgatttatcatgAACCAGGCTCTCAGAGAGAGGATTTTGCTAAGCAATTAGAGAAAGTTTCAAGTTTCCTTGTCGAAAAGCCTGCAgttgcaatattttctGATGAAAAGTCGATGATTAATCAACTAATTCGGCTTGTTGAATGCTTCGACCCAGATATATTATCTGGATATGAGATAAACGCATTATCGTGGGGATATGTCATAGAACGGTTTCGAAATGCTTACGAcataaatttattgtttGAATTCAGTCGTTGTAAGTTTAAAAGCAATGGTAAGTTTGGTGATAGATGGGGATATACTCATACATCTGCGtttaaaattaatggaCGCCATATATTAAACGTTTGGAGATTATTGAGATCTGAATTAAGTCTTAcaaattattctttggAGAACATGTCATATCACTTGCTTCACCAAACGTTACCAAGATACctgaattttcaattaagtCAATGGTACTATGGGAATGATTTTCTGGAATTGTTATCTGTTTTCAAGTACTATTTGAGAAGGGttcaattaataatgaaaataattgatattcaagAGTTGATAACAAGAAATGTTGAGCAATCCCGGTTAATTGGAATTGActtcaattctaatttttaTAGGGGGTCCCAATTTAAAgttgaatcaattttatgTAGATTAACAAAGGCAGAGAACATATTGTTAAATTCAGTCTCCAAGCAGCAGGTTCATGAAATGAGACCTTTAGAATGTATTCCTTTGATTATGGAGCCGGACTCAAATTTTTACAAGTCTCCTTTAATCGTTTTAGACTTTCAATCTTTATATCCATCGATTATGATTGCTTACAATTATTGTTACTCTACTATTTTGGGTAAACTACATGGTTTTAGCCCAAGGAAGAACATTATTGGCTACTTGAAGAACCTAAAATTACCACCTGGATtagttgatttatttgcCAAAAACGATggtttaaatatttcacctAATGGTTACGTATTTGTTAAGTCATCTATTCGAAAGTCTATGTTAGCTAAAATGCTTGAggaaattttgaatgctAGAATCAATGTTAAATCTGTAATGAAACTATTCAAAGATGATCCAGAGCTAATAAAGTTATATAATTCACGTCAATTGgctttaaaattaattgcAAACGTTACATATGGGTATACTTCTGCAACTTTTAGTGGAAGAATGCCAAATTCTGATATTGCGGATGCTATTGTCTCAACTGGAAGAGAGATTCTAAGTCAATCAGTGAATCTTATTGAACTGACAAATTATGGAGCGAAAGTAGTATATGGTGATACTGATTCTTTGTTCGTTTATTTACCGGGTAAGACTAAACAAGATGCTTTCAAAATTGGCAACGAGCTTGCAAGCTTTATAACTGATAAATTTCCGGATCCTATAAAGCTAAAGTTCGAAAAGGTTTATCATCCTTGTGTTTTGCTAGCGAAGAAAAGGTATGTTGGTTATAGTTATGAGTATGAAGATCAACAAGAACCAAAATTTGATGCAAAAGGAATAGAAACAATTAGAAGAGATGGTATACCCGCTCAACAAAAAATGGTCGAGAAGACAATTAGGATCTTATTTGACACTAAAAATTTATCGTTAATCAAGAAGTATACAATGGAGCAATTTTACAAGATTTTAATCAACAAAGTTTCCATAAAGGATTTTTGCTTTGCAAAGGAGGTACGGTTTGGAACTTACAAAAATGAGGCTCATTTACCGCCTGGTGCTATTGTAGCTAATAGGAATGTGAATAAAGACCCCAGAAATGAGCCGCAATATCGTGAAAGGGTGCCATATGTTGTGTTCCAAGACTCTTCGAAAATCCGAGTAAAAGATAGATGTATATCGCCAGAGgattttattaaatcataCAATACACTGAAACCTCTAAGCTTGgataatgaatattatattacGAGGGTTTTGATTCCTCCATTAGAACGTGTTTTTAATTTGATTGGAGTAGATATCAAAGGTTGGTATAAAGAATTGCCTAAATTCAACCATGAACTATTTGAAACGAAGaacaatatttttcagttcGCAAagtttataaaattaaattcatgTGCATGCTGTGGGTCGAAATTAAAAGAATATTCTAGAtctaaatatatttgtGGTCAATGtctaaataatgaattggaattaatCGCAAATCTTTCGATGTCCTCTAAGTTCGgagaatttaaagaattagtAGCAGATAAGACGTGTGAATTATGCgtgaatatgaattatGAGAGTTTGGGCTCTCGAACTATTAGAAACTGTATGAATGAATGCGTTAATAATAGCTGTCTGGTGTATTATAATAAGATTAGGGtaacaaaagaaaaagtACAACTAGACCAAAAGCATTTACACCTATTAAGTGACTTAGAATGGTGATATGAAACTAAATATACCTAAACTAATATGGATTAATTTTAACGTACTTTGATTATAAACTAATAAGACGCCTTCTTAAGAGGTGCATCGTATTTAACTTTAGTATAATCCCAGTAAAATGTTAAATCACTGGTTGCATTACCAATTTTACACAGTTTGGCGTAATCAACCCCATCCAACCTGTTTTTCACTATTTCTTCGAATTCGGTCATGCC
Proteins encoded:
- a CDS encoding DEHA2C08558p (some similarities with uniprot|P14284 Saccharomyces cerevisiae YPL167c REV3 Subunit of DNA polymerase zeta), which encodes MSDARLHVQINDYDTYQTHTSKLDQLYNDVVQVPIIRIFGSLSVGIDDGDERSDNDHTKHSGSNKPVKFLSYNVLVHVHNYYPYLYVDCFENEALLRSENYINQLVEYLENSLQQSFRRKKGEEEEEEEETIDVDVDSGGGERKFIAKVAICKGSPIYGYQVGYKLFYKISLLSPLYKTRLTTLFHDKNINICEFSSSFDKGTKKSYAVNVYEAHIPYLLQFLADFNLFGCGWLEIDNTYFRYPILNDNTDIDTTHLKSYLKSFINHNNILEGSKFARIGRSLLEFDIKTESIHNRSYIKQRHLHHEFVENRSFNSGIPNNEIYLSSLNHIYKDLKYQCESRGSKMTESQFSQNNLGLGGTFWENQSDLNDLMNYVISLTKPSPTNKLDAYFKKFIESDKLSKFPTAFELIDIEKISSSSGGISLLNFNDDLIKWNVYSFLFEDAVILKDIATREESAVIREDDIVPDSKPSLDLEFDSDDFTDSEHVNPDDRVEKNDIDPAEHERAWSQPNKSDHEIMFEVSQRKRRRTSLSQTLEEGDSILQVPSSPHHLFNKITNPKQTNKLPDLMHSSHGRHFYEVSKPQALDRNRIMKTFDDQHLLKVNYTDPYYDKESDMPSRPMIFANKKISIPLINYNTLEAFKVKAGSSSLPMSSMIQQTLSDSSSSKIRACARNICSWRYVAEPPSKVEIQKWVAVEEAKMKYKRSKFRSQIEPPITQTNDYKFSYRSEKISRRPNSFNSLTNFHLEIHVNTHNDLLPNPDVDPISVIFYTFSDSNHMFDKNNNKVGILIYHEPGSQREDFAKQLEKVSSFLVEKPAVAIFSDEKSMINQLIRLVECFDPDILSGYEINALSWGYVIERFRNAYDINLLFEFSRCKFKSNGKFGDRWGYTHTSAFKINGRHILNVWRLLRSELSLTNYSLENMSYHLLHQTLPRYSNFQLSQWYYGNDFSELLSVFKYYLRRVQLIMKIIDIQELITRNVEQSRLIGIDFNSNFYRGSQFKVESILCRLTKAENILLNSVSKQQVHEMRPLECIPLIMEPDSNFYKSPLIVLDFQSLYPSIMIAYNYCYSTILGKLHGFSPRKNIIGYLKNLKLPPGLVDLFAKNDGLNISPNGYVFVKSSIRKSMLAKMLEEILNARINVKSVMKLFKDDPELIKLYNSRQLALKLIANVTYGYTSATFSGRMPNSDIADAIVSTGREILSQSVNLIESTNYGAKVVYGDTDSLFVYLPGKTKQDAFKIGNELASFITDKFPDPIKLKFEKVYHPCVLLAKKRYVGYSYEYEDQQEPKFDAKGIETIRRDGIPAQQKMVEKTIRILFDTKNLSLIKKYTMEQFYKILINKVSIKDFCFAKEVRFGTYKNEAHLPPGAIVANRNVNKDPRNEPQYRERVPYVVFQDSSKIRVKDRCISPEDFIKSYNTSKPLSLDNEYYITRVLIPPLERVFNLIGVDIKGWYKELPKFNHELFETKNNIFQFAKFIKLNSCACCGSKLKEYSRSKYICGQCLNNELELIANLSMSSKFGEFKELVADKTCELCVNMNYESLGSRTIRNCMNECVNNSCSVYYNKIRVTKEKVQLDQKHLHLLSDLEW